AATTTTGAGACTCAATCACCCAAAATCTCTTTTACTTTTGCATAAACGTCATCGGCAATCGTCAAAGCTTCACCACAGATTCTTTCCATCACATCCCTAGTGCTTCTGACAAATCCTTCATCCTTGATGCCGTTTAGATTTATAATTACGTTCATCCTGCTGCTTAATAATGCAGCCTTGAGGCACAATACACCGACGCCAACGTCGCTGATGGCAAGTCTGTTTCCTATATCCGCCAGCTTTCTGTGGAGTTTTATGGCTTCATATAAAAGTTCCATGATTTTAATCGGCACCTTGCACGCTTCCTTTAATGCCTGCTCCATCGCCTCATTTCTTTTTGCCTTCTCCTCTTCGGTATTTTTCGGCATTTTATATACACCGGCAACCTTACCGAAAACCTTAGCATCCTCATCCACCAGGTCCAGCAATTCGGCTTGAAGGCTCCTGGCCTTCTCGAGTATCTTGATTATCTCTGCTTCCACATCTTTATACTTTTCTTTTCCCACGGTGAGGTTTCCAACCATACTGCCTAGTGCAACACCTATGGCACCAACTAAGGCAGCTGCACCCCCTCCTCCCGGGACAGGCTCTTTGGAGGAGAGCAATTCAATAAATTCGCGAACACTTTTTTCTTTTATCACTCGTTACCCTCCCAATCGCTTTTTTCCACCGCTTTTTTTATAGCAGCCAGATTTATACGGGCTGCCAGGTGCATCACCGAATCACCTATTTCCATGTCTATTTTGCTACTTGCAAGGCATGCATAACAGTGCCACAGCTTATTTGCTACTTCTACAGCTTCCTCTTTTTTCACTCCGATAAGACCGGCTGCTACATGATAAGTAGCTCCGCAGGGGGCCGAAGACTCAACCAAAACATCCTCAATAATTCCGCGATGATTCACCTTAATCTCAAATTGAGGCCTTCCAAGCCTAAAGGCTTTCAGAAATTCGTCTATAAAGGCTTGACCGCTTTTTTCCAGAGCACAGAAAGGGCGGGGGAAAACGCACTCGATACCGTATGTCATACAAAGTTTTTTTATCTTTTTTTCGAAATGTGAATCGAACCATGCAGGATTTTCTTTAGGAGCTATAAGGGCCCGGCAACCTCTAGTCGCTGCTTTTTTAATAAGCTCTTCCATTAAGTCCGGATGAAGTCCGGCTGCTATGAGAACATTGTGCTGTGGAATTTTTGAAGGTATGTAGTTCTCCGGATTATCCACGATTTGCGGCAAAACTGCTGGAAAAACGATAATTCCGGTTATATACTGAGAATAATCGAGATCATACCTTTTTCTGTACTCAAGACATTTCTTGTCTGCTATACCCTTTCCCCTTTTGTAATCTGTCAGATGTGATATCAGTCTGCGGTGAACATATTCACCGCCAAATCTAACCTCAAAAGGACCCGGGATAGAAAGTTCGTCATCACCTGAAGCTAGCAAGATTTTAAATTTTCCCTTCATTTTTCCCCGCCCTCTTTTCTTTATTAGAAAAGCCCGCTTATTCTGCCGTTTGAATCCACGTCTATGTTCTCCGCGGCCGGCCTCTTTGGCAATCCCGGCATCGTCATTATTTCACCGGTCAGGGCCACGGCAAACCCGGCACCAGCGGATATCCGCACATTTCTCACGGTTATCCTAAAGCCCGTGGGCCTTCCCAATAACGCCGGGTTGTCGCTCAATGAATACTGGGTCTTTGCTATGCACACCGGCACGTCCCTGAACCCGAGCTTTTCTATGGTCTCTATCTCTTTCTTCGCGGCAGCGGTAAAGTCCACTCCGTCGGCCCCGTATATTTCCTTCGCTATGGTCTCGATTTTCTCGGCTATGCCCATCTCCAGCGGATACAGGGGCTTGTAGTTGTTTTTCCCTTCTTCTATGAGCCTGAGCACTTCTTCGGCCAGGCCAATTCCGCCTTCGCCGCCCTTTGCCCATACTTCCGAGATTACCGCTTTTACTCCCTTCTCTTTGCATTCTTCTTTTATAAGATTGAGTTCCGCTTCGGTATCGCTGGGGAAGCGGTTTACGGCTACTACCGCCGGAAGGCCGAATTTTTGCGTTATGTTTTCTATGTGTTTCATCAGGTTGGGTATGCCTTTTTTCAGAGCTTCCAGGTTTTCTTCACTTAGCTTTTCTTTCGGTACCCCTCCATTGTATTTCAACGCCCGGACTGAGGCCACGATTACTACGGCGTTGGGCTTTATGCCCGCTACCCGGCATTTTATGTCCAGAAATTTCTCTGCTCCCAGGTCCGCTCCGAATCCGGCTTCGGTTACTACGTAGTCCGCCAGTTTCATGGCCATCTTCGTGGCGACTACACTGTTGCAGCCGTGGGCTATGTTGGCAAAGGGCCCTCCGTGTACAAAGGCTGGAGTGCCTTCTAACGTCTGCACCAGGTTGGGCTTAAATGCATCTTTCAGCAGTGCCGCCATCGCTCCCTGGGCCTTGAGGTCGCCGGCGGTTACGGGCCTTCCGTCATAGGTATAGGCC
The Caldanaerovirga acetigignens genome window above contains:
- a CDS encoding DUF166 domain-containing protein — encoded protein: MKGKFKILLASGDDELSIPGPFEVRFGGEYVHRRLISHLTDYKRGKGIADKKCLEYRKRYDLDYSQYITGIIVFPAVLPQIVDNPENYIPSKIPQHNVLIAAGLHPDLMEELIKKAATRGCRALIAPKENPAWFDSHFEKKIKKLCMTYGIECVFPRPFCALEKSGQAFIDEFLKAFRLGRPQFEIKVNHRGIIEDVLVESSAPCGATYHVAAGLIGVKKEEAVEVANKLWHCYACLASSKIDMEIGDSVMHLAARINLAAIKKAVEKSDWEGNE
- a CDS encoding formate--tetrahydrofolate ligase encodes the protein MAFKSDIEIAQEAKLEHIRDIAAKLGLSEDDIEYYGKYKAKVDYNLLKRLGDRPDAKLILVTAINPTPAGEGKTTTTVGLGDALRRLGKNAAIALREPSLGPVFGVKGGAAGGGYAQVVPMEDINLHFTGDIHAIGAANNLLAAMVDNHIYQGNELGIDPRRVVWRRCMDMNDRQLRFIVDGLGGKANGVPREDGFDITVASEVMAVFCLATDLEDLKNRLSRIVVAYTYDGRPVTAGDLKAQGAMAALLKDAFKPNLVQTLEGTPAFVHGGPFANIAHGCNSVVATKMAMKLADYVVTEAGFGADLGAEKFLDIKCRVAGIKPNAVVIVASVRALKYNGGVPKEKLSEENLEALKKGIPNLMKHIENITQKFGLPAVVAVNRFPSDTEAELNLIKEECKEKGVKAVISEVWAKGGEGGIGLAEEVLRLIEEGKNNYKPLYPLEMGIAEKIETIAKEIYGADGVDFTAAAKKEIETIEKLGFRDVPVCIAKTQYSLSDNPALLGRPTGFRITVRNVRISAGAGFAVALTGEIMTMPGLPKRPAAENIDVDSNGRISGLF
- a CDS encoding cyclodeaminase/cyclohydrolase family protein, with product MIKEKSVREFIELLSSKEPVPGGGGAAALVGAIGVALGSMVGNLTVGKEKYKDVEAEIIKILEKARSLQAELLDLVDEDAKVFGKVAGVYKMPKNTEEEKAKRNEAMEQALKEACKVPIKIMELLYEAIKLHRKLADIGNRLAISDVGVGVLCLKAALLSSRMNVIINLNGIKDEGFVRSTRDVMERICGEALTIADDVYAKVKEILGD